A genome region from Nerophis lumbriciformis linkage group LG18, RoL_Nlum_v2.1, whole genome shotgun sequence includes the following:
- the LOC133618104 gene encoding protein mono-ADP-ribosyltransferase TIPARP-like: MTSPKVVKHGSTHKTCALLSISDNVLQPSPPGLAPPDGQASPSPAAQITSESPAQPLLFHTKSLNDVEICDSFLLGKCPEGTSCPKHHTALPFHWQLWCLKTLTWVDVQSSAQVLLERRYCQVDRNIACLHDGKMIYTVEFNTMEISCSSKYSRVRRLSNSESHPYFPAKWRIYWREILEWKEYTQDQSDFLLRKISQKEPHCSLIIDAQKYKVDFTNMTQINVKTGYKRDVRCVAVYRSPESMHPYLKTEPAQPLLQPNFSVDPLEDFTSLYPPVWSLDSKQDMNLVNVPACSRAFKTVQKVFTEGLHKTMVDIVSIYMVQNALHWDKYQRKKVSMQKKHDSCQEPLERHLFHGTKQRAVNDICQNNFDPRRGNGSYFAASAETSYQFTTSGEPDGVRHMFLAKVLVGKMILNPYSWQDRYDACVNKAYLPDEFIVSDSCQIYPYFLIKFKDASHFIDI; encoded by the exons ATGACCTCGCCCAAGGTTGTGAAACATGGCTCGACCCACAAGACCTGTGCGTTACTCAGCATCTCGGATAACGTGCTTCAGCCTTCCCCTCCTGGTCTGGCGCCCCCAGATGGCCAAGCGTCTCCATCGCCAGCCGCCCAGATCACCTCCGAGTCCCCTGCACAGCCGCTTTTGTTCCACACAAAGAGCTTGAACGACGTGGAGATCTGCGACAGTTTCCTGCTGGGGAAGTGCCCCGAGGGGACGTCGTGTCCAAAGCATCACACGGCCTTGCCATTCCACTGGCAGCTGTGGTGCCTCAAGACGCTGACCTGGGTGGATGTGCAATCTTCTGCCCAAGTTCTCCTGGAGCGTAGGTACTGCCAAGTGGACCGGAACATTGCCTGCCTCCATGACGG GAAAATGATCTACACTGTGGAATTCAACACCATGGAGATATCCTGCTCGTCCAAGTACAGCAGAGTCAGACGTCTGAGCAACTCGGAGAGTCACCCGTACTTCCCCGCCAAGTGGCGCATCTACTGGAGGGAAATCTTAGAATGGAAGGAGTACACCCAG GACCAGTCCGACTTTCTCCTTAGGAAAATTAGCCAGAAGGAGCCACACTGTTCTTTAATCATCGATGCCCAGAAGTACAAGGTGGACTTTACCAACATGACCCAAATCAATGTCAAGACCGGCTACAAGAGGGATGTCCGCTGCGTAGCAGTTTACCGCTCGCCTGAATCTATGCACCCTTACTTGAA GACAGAGCCTGCCCAGCCTCTCCTTCAGCCGAACTTTAGTGTGGACCCTCTGGAGGACTTCACCTCCTTGTACCCTCCAGTGTGGTCTTTAGACTCAAAGCAGGACATGAACCTGGTGAATGTTCCGGCCTGTTCAAGGGCCTTCAAGACTGTCCAGAAAGTCTTCACCGAGGGTCTGCATAAGACCATGGTGGACATTGTCAGCATCTATATGGTCCAGAATGCCCTGCATTGGGACAAGTATCAAAG GAAAAAGGTGTCCATGCAGAAAAAGCATGACAGCTGCCAGGAACCCTTGGAGCGCCATCTCTTCCACGGCACTAAACAAAGGGCCGTCAATGACATCTGCCAGAACAACTTCGACCCGCGTAGGGGTAACGGCTCTTACTTTGCCGCCTCAGCCGAAACGTCCTATCAGTTCACGACTTCGGGGGAGCCTGATGGGGTCCGCCACATGTTCTTAGCAAAAGTCCTGGTGGGGAAGATGATCTTGAACCCGTATTCTTGGCAAGACCGCTACGACGCCTGTGTTAACAAAGCATATTTGCCCGACGAGTTTATAGTCTCTGACAGCTGCCAGATCTACCCCTACTTCCTCATCAAATTCAAAGATGCGTCCCACTTCATTGACATTTGA